A region of the Mesobacillus jeotgali genome:
ATATTATTACTGCAATATTAGTTCTCCATTTATTTTTGACGGAGAAGCACTGAAATATATTGACTACGATCTCGACATAAAAGTTTTTCCAGATATGACGTTTAATCTACTCGATGAAGATGAATATGAACGCCACCGCAAGGAAATGCAGTACCCTGATGTGATTGACAAGATTTTAAAATACAATGTTGAAAAGCTTAAACGCTGGATCAGGCAAAGGAAAGGTCCGTTTGCACCTGATTTTATCGACATTTATTATGAGCGGTATTTAACCTATCGCCGCTGACCATACAGGGTAGACAAGTTTCAGCCTGTTGATTTGAATCAACAGGTTTTTGTTTCGTGCAGATAGAAAGCAAGGAGCTCCATAAGGGGGAACTTTACATTGGGCAGCATTCGCAGATACTTAAAATTCGTAAAACCATATCGGCTGCAAATCATCGGAACAATCATCATCGGAATCCTTAAATTTGCGATTCCGTTAATGATTCCGCTTTTAATCAAGTTCGTCCTGGATGATGTCATCGGCAATGAAACGTTGGCGAAGGATGAAAAAATAGACAAATTGTTTTGGATCATGGGCATCATGATTGTCGTGTTTGTTGTCCTCAGGCCGCCAATTGAATACTATCGTCAATACTTTGCCCAGTGGACCGCCAGCAAAATCCTTTATGACATAAGGGACAGGCTGTTCACACATATGCAGAGGCTCAGCTATAGGTATTATTCCAACACGAGGGCCGGAGAGGTCATCTCAAGGATGATCAATGATGTAGAGCAGACAAAAACATTCGTAATTACAGGGCTGATGAATTTATGGCTGGACGTTGCTACAATTGTGATAGCAGCTGCTATCATGTTCACGATGGATGTTCAGCTAACCTTGGTGTCACTTATCCTGTTCCCTTTTTACGCTTTCTCGGTAAGGTACTTTTTCGGAAACCTTCGGAACCTTACGAGGCAGCGTTCGCAAGCGCTGGCAGAGGTACAAAGCTATTTGCATGAAAGAGTAGCCGGTATCTCCGTTATCAAGAGTTTTGCAATTGAAGATTATGAGCAGACACAATTCGACCGGCAGAATAAAAACTTTTTAACAAAAGCACTGGAGCATACAAGCTGGAATGCCAAAGCCTTCGCCGTGGTCAATACGATTACCGACATCGCGCCGTTGCTTGTCATTGGCTTTTCCGGTTATCAGGTACTCGAGGGCAATCTTAGCATCGGGGAAATGGCCGCATTCATTGCCTACATCGACAGGCTGTATAATCCATTGCGCAGACTGGTGAATTCATCAACGACGCTTACACAATCGATTGCCTCAATGGACCGGGTATTCGAGTTCATGGATGAGAAATATGATATTAAGGATTCTCCTGAGGCCGTCGAATTGAAAAAAGTTCATGGAGACATTTCTTTTAAGAATGTAAGCTTCTCATATGAAGAAGACGGGGAGACCGTCCTTAAGAATTTGAATATAGAAGTTGAAAAAGGGGAAACCATTGCGCTGGTCGGGATGAGCGGAGGCGGAAAGTCCTCATTTGTCAGTCTCATCCCGAGATTCTTTGATGTAACCGCTGGGGAGATTCTACTTGATGGCAAGGACATCCGCTCTTTCAAAGTCCGTTCCTTGCGCGATAAAATAGGGATGGTTGCGCAGGATAATATTTTATTCAGTGAATCGGTGAAATCGAATATTCTTTTAGGCAAGCCAGGTGCCAGTGATGAAGAAGTAATCCAGGCAGCAAGGGCAGCAAATGCCCATGAATTTATTATGAATCTCCCAGAAGGCTATGATACAAAAGTCGGGGAAAGAGGGGTCAAGCTTTCGGGCGGGCAAAAACAACGAGTTGCGATTGCGCGTGTATTCCTGAAGAACCCGCCGATTTTAATTCTGGATGAAGCTACTTCTGCCCTCGACCTTGAGAGTGAACACCTCATACAGGAAGCGATCGAAAAGCTGGCAAAAGACAGGACAACATTTGTTGTAGCCCATCGTTTATCCACGATCACCCATGCTGACAGGATCGTCCTGATTGAACATGGAGAAATCGGTGAGGTCGGCAGCCATGAAGAGTTGATGGCAAAACAGGGCGGTTATCATAGATTATTCCAGGTTCAGCAGCTGGAAAGTTGAATATTTTAAAAAAAGCGAAGCTCATCGGCTTCGTTTTTTTTATTAGGCTCTTTTCGTGAAGATTGTTGTTAACGTGATAAAAGCCATTTTGCAGGTCGGTACTAAGTTGGCAAGCTCTTTTCTCTTATTAAGCGTTAATTTTGTGAAGAAACTTAGGTAATTCCATCCTATTTTGTAGTCAGTAGCAACAAAGTTTGAGAAAAGAGCCTTTTATTAAGAATAAAAGTTTTTCCCTGCTGAAAAAATATAAGCCGAAAGAAAGCCGTAATTATATACTAAAAAAATGCCGATAAACTTTTGTCCGTCTAGTATGTCAAAGCACATACCTCTCCATCTAATGTCTTCATAGGAAGGAAACTAGAAGTTTTCTTATATTCCTGCCAGTTATGCTCCAAAAGACAGATCTAAAATGAATTCAACCTCAATCTTTTAGAAAATCCCTTGTGTCATAGGCTTCGTATCTCTACCCAAAAACAATCTAATATTCTTGTCATAATTTATCAACTTTTAGAATACAAATAGTACCAATTTCCTAATACTATTCAAAATTATTATTATATTTAAATAATTAAGAAAAATCAGTGGACTATTCATAGGCTTTTAATATAAAATGTTTTCACAGAGAGAAGTAGTTTTTATTCAGCAATAATATCTCGGTAATAGAAAGGAGTAGGAAAGTGGTACATGCTCCGGTTTTAGAAGTGAAAAATTTAAGGACCTCATTTTTTACCAAGGAAGGCGAGGTTCCTGCAGTAGATGATGTTAGCTTTTCGGTTAACAAAGGAGAAATCCTCGGAATAGTCGGAGAATCAGGCAGTGGAAAAAGTGTTACCTCTTTATCAGTCATGAAGCTGATTCCACAGCCGCCGGGAAAAATTGCAGGAGGGGAAATCCTGCTCAATGGTGAAGACCTGGTACGCGCTTCGGAGTCGAGGATGAGGGAAATTCGCGGGAATGAAATAGCAATGATTTTCCAGGAGCCGATGACTTCTTTGAATCCTTTATTCACTATTGGTGAACAGCTGGTGGAAGCATTGAAAATACATAAAAAATTAGGTAAAAAGGCGGCAAACCAGCAAGCTGTGGAAATGCTTAAGCTGGTTGGCCTTCCCAGGGCAGAGCAGATCGTAAAAGAATATCCGCACCAGCTATCCGGGGGGATGAGACAGAGGGTCATGATTGCTATGGCACTCAGCTGCCATCCAAGGGTGCTGATTGCTGATGAGCCGACAACTGCACTAGATGTTACCATCCAGGCGCAAATTCTGGCGTTAATGAAGGATTTGAATGAAAAGCTTGATACAGCAATCATCATGATTACTCATGATCTGGGAGTCGTCGCGGAAGTCTGCCAGCGTGTCGCTGTCATGTATGCCGGGAAAATCGTTGAAGAAGGTGTGGTCCAGGATATCTTCAAGAACCCGAAGCATCCCTATACACTTGGTCTCCTTAAATCGATACCTGATATCCGTGAGAAGCAGGAGCGCCTTTATTCGATCCCGGGTAATGTGCCGAAGCCTGGTTCAATTAAAACAGGGTGCCGCTTTGCAGCCAGGTGTGAATTTGTCATGGACAGATGCTTGAGTGAGGATCCTGAACTCTATCAAACTGACAGGCCCGGCCACCGCGTTCGCTGCCTGCTGCATGAGAAGGAGGGGGTAGCCAATGGCAGAAGTACTGTTAAAAGTTGATGGTCTTAAAAAATATTTTCCCATTACAGGCGGTATCCTTGGCAAACAGACAGGGGCCGTCAAAGCAGTTGATAATATCAGCTTCTGGGTGAACAAAGGAGAAACCCTCGGATTGGTTGGAGAGTCTGGCTGCGGGAAGTCGACAACGGGCAGGATGCTCATGCGCCTGATTGACCCGACGGAAGGGCAAGTTGTGTTCGAAGGGAAAGACCTTGTAACCCTCTCAGACAGCGATATGCGCAAAGCTCGAAAGGACATGCAAATGGTTTTTCAGGATCCTTTTGCATCGCTTAATCCTAGGCATACCGTTGAAAAGATCCTTGAGGAGCCTCTCATTGTCCACGGAATCGGGACGAAGAAGGAACGGAAGCAAATGGTGAAGGAAATGCTGGAGGTAGTGGGTCTCAGCAGCTACCATGCAAAAAGATACCCACACCAGTTCAGCGGCGGCCAACGCCAGCGAATCGGGATTGCCCGGGCACTGATGACGAGGCCAAAGCTTATTATTGCCGATGAACCAGTATCAGCATTGGACGTATCAATCCAATCACAAGTTTTGAATCTGCTGGAAGACCTGCAAAAGGAATTTCAGTTGACTTATATTTTCATTGCCCATGATCTTGGTGTCGTAAAACATATCAGTGATAGAGTTGGAGTCATGTATTTAGGCAGACTTGTAGAAATTACAGATGCCGATAAGCTTTATGAAAAACCGCTTCACCCTTATACAAGGGCCTTGCTTTCCGCAGTGCCGATACCAGACCCAGATGTTAAAAGGGAAATGGAACTTTTGACAGGAGACCTTCCAAGTCCGGCAAATCCGCCGCAGGGATGCGCCTTCCATACAAGGTGCAAGGAGTGCATGGAAATCTGCAAGACTGATCGTCCCGAGTTACGGGAAATTGAACCAGGTCATTTTGCTGCCTGCCATCTGTATTCCTGATAATCAGGTATGGGAAATCTTTTCCTGAAATAGAGGAATGCTCGCAGGAAAAACAGCATAGGTGATAAATATTATGGACCGGAATATAGAAACTGGTCTGAAAAAACAAGGGGGAAGAATATGAAAAGGCGTTTTGGATTAATGTTTTTTGCTTTTATCCTAATCCTCAGCATGGGGCTTGCCGGCTGCAGCAATGAATCCGGCGGCAAGAAAACAGGCGGGGAATCTGGTTCTGAGGGCGGATCATCGTCTGGCGGAACACTGGTATTTGGCCGAGGCGGCGATTCCACTTCACTTGACCCAGCTGTAACAACAGAAGGTGAAGCTTTCAAGGTAACAAAAAACATCTATGAAACTCTTATCGAATTCGGTGAGCAGGATACAGAAATTCAACCAGGTCTTGCAGAGGAATGGACTGAGTCTGAAGATGGTTTGAAGCATACACTTAAACTTCGTAAAGGTGTTAAATTCCATGACGGCACTGATTTCAACGCTGAAGCTGTCGTATTCAACTTCGAGCGATGGAAGGCCGGAAATAAGGAACAATTCTATTACTATAATTCACAATTCGGTGATGTAATTAAGGAAGTTAAGGCAGTGGATGAGCATACTGTTGAATTCACATTGAACCGTATTCTTGCTCCATTCTACAAAAACCTTGCGATGTCTCCATTCGGGATTGCCAGCCCTGCTGCAATCGAAAAGTATGGTGATAAGTTCATTGAAAATCCAGTAGGTACTGGTCCATTCAAGTTCAAGGAATGGAAACGCAATGACAAAGTAACACTGGTGAAAAACGAAAATTACTGGGAGAAGGGACTTCCAAAGCTTGATGAAGTCATCTTCCGTGTCATCCCTGAAAACTCAGCTCGTCTGAATGCCCTTAACACAGGCGAAGTCGACATTATTGACGGCGTAAACTTCAGTGATGTTGAATCAATCGAGAAAAACCCGGATTTGCAGACTTTCTACAGACCTTCTTTGAACGTTGCCTACCTGGGATTGAACAACGAGCGTGGACCGCTTAAAGACAAAAAGGTACGCCAGGCATTGAATCACGCGGTTAATAAGCAAGCTCTAATTGACGCTTTCTTTGCTGGTGCTGCAGAGCCTGCGAAGAACCCAATGCCAAAAACAGTTGCAGGATATAACGATGCTGTAGAAGCATATGAATATGATCCAGAGAAGGCAAAGGCGCTTTTAAAGGAAGCCGGCTTTGAAGATGGCTTTGAAATTGAACTATGGGCAATGCCAGTTCCAAGACCATATATGCCAGACGGAAAGAAAGTTGCAGAAGCCATTCAGAAAGATTTTGCTGAAGTGGGCGTAAAAGCAAAGATTGTTTCTTACGAGTGGGCGACATACCTTGAGAAAACACGCGTAGGTGAAGCAGACACATTCCTTCTCGGCTGGACAGGCGACAATGGTGATGCTGACAACTTCCTGTATGTACTTTTAGACCAGGATAATATCGACAGCAATAACTATGCTCGCTATGCCAACCCGGAAGTGCATGATTTGTTCATTAAAGCTCAGTCTACAAATGACCAGGCTGAACGCGAAAAACTGTATAAGGAAGCTCAATTGTTAATTAAAGAAGATGCTCCATGGATTCCGCTTGTCCACTCTGAGCCTGCACTTGCAGGAAGAGCTGACGTAACAGGATTCAAGGCACATCCGACAGGATCTGACATTCTTTCAACGGTTGAATTCAAAAAATAATGCATCGGGGAAAGGGAGAACATATGCATTCTCCCTTTTCTTTTGAAAAAATAATTATGGAAACTGTAAGATTTATAAAAATTCCAATGTAAATGTTTCTAGCTCCAGCGCCTAGCCCCTTGCGCTTTTCAGGGCTGACCAAGGCGCTTGTGCTTTTCTATCAAGCATCAAGAAAAGAGGTGGGAAGGTGTTTGCCTATTCTGTCAGAAGAATATTTTCACTAATTCCTGTTCTGTTGGGACTATCACTTATTGTATTTTTCATGATCCGAGCAATTCCTGGCGATCCCGCCCAAGTCATTCTCGGGCAGTTGGCCACTAAAGAAGCAATGGCAGATTTAACAAGGGAACTGGGACTCGACCAGCCGTGGTATGTGCAATATTTTAATTATCTTGGCGGGTTGCTGACCGGGGATTTAGGACAATCACTAAGAACGAAGTCGGAAATAAGCAATGAAGTCTGGCCCTATCTAGCCGCAACGATGGAACTTTCATTTGTTGCGATGCTGATTGCGATTTTTATAGGCGTCAATGCGGGAATCATCAGCGCATGGTTCCAGAATTCCTGGTTTGATTACGGAGCGATGATTTTTGCTCTTGTCGGTGTATCCATGCCGATTTTCTGGCTGGGTTTGATGGAACAATGGATGTTCGCTATCAATCTTGATATCCTGCCGACCTCTGGGCGGGAAGAAGTAAGGAACCCTGTCAATGCCATCACGAACTTTTATATTATTGATACATTGATCCAGGGGAGGACGGACCAGTTTGTCGAAGTCCTCAAGCATCTTGTCCTGCCGGCTATGGCGCTCGCAACAATTCCGATGGCCATAATTGCCAGGATCACTCGTTCAACCATGCTCGAGGTGATGAGATCTGATTTTATCAGAACTGCAAGAGCGAAGGGATTAAGCATGTTCTGGGTCGTTTACAAACACTCTCTAAAAAATGCAATCATTCCTGTATTAACGGTTATTGGTTTGCAGACAGGCCTTCTGCTAGGCGGTGCGATCCTTACAGAGACCATCTTCAGCTGGCCGGGTATTGGCCGGTATATTTACGAGGCGATCAATTACCGCGATTATCCAGTAATCCAATCCGGTATCCTGATCATTGCGCTCATCTTTGTGCTGATCAATCTAGTAGTTGACTTATTGTATGCAGCAATTGATCCTCGGATCAAATACCGTTGATGGAAAGGGGAGAGAGCAGATGGAAATTTCAACGCAAAATCAAATTCAGCCGCCAACAGTAAAGGTAGAGGAACAAGTGGCGTCTCCCTGGGCAGAAGCATGGTATAGCTTTAAGAAAAATAAATTGGCTCTGGTTGGAACAGCTATCGTTTTATTCTTTATTTTGCTGGCAATCTTTGCTCCGCTAATTGCACCGGAAGGAATTAATGAGCAGAAAATGGAGGTTCGTCTCCAGGCACCTTCAGCTGATCACTGGTTCGGCACTGATGACTTTGGCCGTGATATTTTTTCCAGGGTAGTTTTTGGAGCACGTATTTCTTTATGGGTGGGAACCTTTGCGGTAATGGGCTCCATCATCGTAGGCTGCCTGCTCGGTATCCTTGCCGGTTACTATGGCCGATGGGTCGATACCATTATCTCAAGAGCTTTTGATATCATGCTGGCATTCCCAAGCATCCTGCTGGCAATTGCCATTGTTGCTGTTCTTGGACCTTCACTTAGAAATGCGCTCATAGCGATTGCAATCATCAATATTCCAAACTTCGGGAGGCTGATCCGATCGAGGGTACTCAGTGTTAAAGAAGAGGAGTATATCATGGCAGCGAAGGCGGTAGGCATGAAGGACAGCCGGATCCTGTTTCAGCATATCCTGCCAAATAGTATGGCGCCAATCATCGTCCAGGGCACACTGGCCATAGCGACGGCGATTATCGAAGCGGCTGCGCTGGGCTTCCTTGGGCTTGGTGCAGACGCACCTAATCCAGAGTGGGGAAAGATGCTTGCAGATGCAAAAGACTATATGATCCAGGCACCGTGGACAATGATTTTCCCGGGACTTGCCATCATGCTGACTGTACTTGGTTTCAACCTGATGGGCGATGGCCTGAGGGACGCACTGGACCCAAGAATGAAGAGCTAATTTTATATGAAGGCTCTTTTTTCAAACTTTGTTGCTATAGACTGCAAAATAAAATTGAATTACCTAAATTTCTTCAAAAAATTAACCCTTATGATGAAAAAAGAGCTTGCAAACCTAGTACCGACCTACAAAATGGCTATTATCTCGTTAAAATCGGCTTTAGGATTTTAACAACAATTTTTACGAAAACAGCCTATCTGAAAAACGAAAAGCAGCTGATAAACCAGCTGCTTTTAAATTTCTGTATTCTGTTCGATTGTGATATTTCCGTCGTCTTTATGGTAGGACTGGAAGCTGGTCACGAGTTTATCAAGGTGTTCAACCTGCTCGCCATATTCCATAATGATCGATACTAGCTGCATGACATGATACAGCATCTGGCTGTTCGTTTCAGCGAGTTCATCTCTCTGTGCCAGAAACAATTCGAAAAGCTCCTTTTTATTGAGGCAGACGTCACCCTCAATATACGACGCTTCAGGCCGTACTTTACCGACATACTTAAGCATTACCTGCTCATGGTGGTTGATCAGGCAATCAAGCTGATGCTGGACGACTTCCTGAAAATCCACCGGAAGATGGGTGAATTCATTCTCATATCGGTGAAGCCTCTTCAATGTTTCCAATGACTTTTTTACAGTATTAATCATCTGCCTATAGATGACAAGCTTACGTGATTTGGCGAGTGTATTATTTTTAAAATAATCTCGTTCCTCTTTATACATCATATACAGCTGATCAAGCTTGATGATGCCCTCGCGAAGCTTTTCGATATCTGCCTTCAAAAGCTGGTGCTCGGAGGCATGGCGTGTACTGAGCCTTATCCACTTCGTAATTTCCTCTGATAAAATAGAACTCTTGTAATAAAGCTTATTTTCATATTTGGGAGGAAGGAAGACAAGGTTGACAATGAATGCCGACACAACCCCAAGCATAATTGTAGAGAAACGGATTAAAGCAAACATGATGAAATCATCACCAGGTGTCTCCATGATCGCGATCAACGTTACAAGGGAAAGTGAAATCGTCTTTTCCAGATTCAGCTTAAGGTTCAAAGTAATAACAAGGACGGCAGCTAGCCCGATGATGAAGATACTGTTGCCAAAAGCCATAACAAACAGGACAGCAGTTGCGGCACCAATTAGATTGCCCTGAATATGTTCAATGATGGATTGATAAGAACGGTATACTGTAGGCTGCAGGGCAAAAATGGCAGCAATCCCGGCAAATACCGGAGACGGCAAATTAAAAATATGGGATAAAAATAAAGCAAGAGTAATGGCAATTCCCGTTTTCAGAATGCGGGCACCAAGTTTCATGTAAAGTGAATTCCTTTCATATAGAGACAGAATATCTCATTCATTAATTTATACTTTAAACCATTTTGTTCAAAACTAAACAATTATGTACTATACAATGGATAGAGAAGAAGTTCAAGGGACAATTTCCCGAAAAACAAGCCTATTTTTAAATGAAAGTGGTTACATATGTTTTTTTCGTGAATTTGAGACTAATAAAGTATGGTTTCCTTAGAATCTGCGGGGATCATCATCTGGAGGGGAATTAATATAATTTTTCAAGAGTACAAGATTTTCCTGAAAAGCTGCTGTATCTTCCTTAAAATCCAATTATATTCCTGAAAAGCTGCTGTATCTTCCTTAAAATCCAATTATATTCCTGAAAAGCTGCTGTATCTTCCTTAAAATCCAATTATATTCCTGAAAAGCTGCTGTATCTTCCTTAAAATCCAATTATATTCCTGAAAAGCTGCTGTATCTTCCTTAAAATCCAATTATATTCCTGAAAAGCTGCTGTATATTCCTTAAAATCCAATTATATTCCTGAAAAACTGCTGGATATTCCTTACCATCGAACCATATTCCTGAATCACTGTAGGAATTCCTTGAAATCCTGATATATTCTTTCAAAACGATAAATGGCCCCGTTTTAGAAGCGGGGCCATTTACACAATTATTCAGTTGAAACTGCCGGGTCTGCCTGCTCTTTTACAGGAACCACCTGGACAAAGTGATCTTCTGGATAGTCCATCAATAATTCAAGCTCCCTCGCCTCTTTTTTCTGGCCATGGCGTGCCAGCATCTCGATGTAGGTGGAGAGCATTTCTTTTATATCCTGAATGCCTTTTGCGGATAGTGTCTCAATGGAGACCTTTGCGCCTTTGGCAATTCTGCGTGCAATGGCTTCTTTGGTAAGGCCCATTTCTGGCTGATGTCTCAGATAAACGACACCGCCAGTCATGCCTGCGCAAATCCATGGTCCTGGATCGCCGAGGACAAGACCGCGGCCATTTGTCATATATTCAAATGCAAAGCCCTTGATATTAGCGTTTGTGCCGATGTTGCCGAATTCTTTTTCAGGAATAGGCTTCTTAACAAGGCCGCCTATAATCATGTCGGCTCCTGATAAACGAATTCCTGCACGTGCGTCCGCATTGCCCTGTGCAACGAGCAATCCCTTTTGTGCTCCGTAGCCAAAGCCCTTACCGACTGACCCATTATAGAAGCCTCCGTCTTTTCCTGGAGATTTGGCGATCATGATTGCTCCGCCAAATGAAGTCTTGCCGACCCCGTCCTGGCCGCCGCCGTCAATTTCGATGCTAATGCCATCGGTGTTGTAGGCGCCAAGTCCATTACCGAGGATAGAGCCTTTATAACGCAGTGTCACAGGCTGAAGTTTTCTGTAAGAACCATCAAGCCGACCGCGTACCCTGTGGCAGGATACCCTGCTCGCCAGCACACGCTGTTCGGCTGTCACAGCTTGGAATTCCCGTGACTGATGAAGCTCTTCGTCGACAGCATCAAGATACTCGGCGCCTGCAGCTACCTGTAACTGTGTTGAAGCAATTTCGGCAACAGCATCTTT
Encoded here:
- a CDS encoding ABC transporter substrate-binding protein; translated protein: MKRRFGLMFFAFILILSMGLAGCSNESGGKKTGGESGSEGGSSSGGTLVFGRGGDSTSLDPAVTTEGEAFKVTKNIYETLIEFGEQDTEIQPGLAEEWTESEDGLKHTLKLRKGVKFHDGTDFNAEAVVFNFERWKAGNKEQFYYYNSQFGDVIKEVKAVDEHTVEFTLNRILAPFYKNLAMSPFGIASPAAIEKYGDKFIENPVGTGPFKFKEWKRNDKVTLVKNENYWEKGLPKLDEVIFRVIPENSARLNALNTGEVDIIDGVNFSDVESIEKNPDLQTFYRPSLNVAYLGLNNERGPLKDKKVRQALNHAVNKQALIDAFFAGAAEPAKNPMPKTVAGYNDAVEAYEYDPEKAKALLKEAGFEDGFEIELWAMPVPRPYMPDGKKVAEAIQKDFAEVGVKAKIVSYEWATYLEKTRVGEADTFLLGWTGDNGDADNFLYVLLDQDNIDSNNYARYANPEVHDLFIKAQSTNDQAEREKLYKEAQLLIKEDAPWIPLVHSEPALAGRADVTGFKAHPTGSDILSTVEFKK
- a CDS encoding ABC transporter permease; translation: MFAYSVRRIFSLIPVLLGLSLIVFFMIRAIPGDPAQVILGQLATKEAMADLTRELGLDQPWYVQYFNYLGGLLTGDLGQSLRTKSEISNEVWPYLAATMELSFVAMLIAIFIGVNAGIISAWFQNSWFDYGAMIFALVGVSMPIFWLGLMEQWMFAINLDILPTSGREEVRNPVNAITNFYIIDTLIQGRTDQFVEVLKHLVLPAMALATIPMAIIARITRSTMLEVMRSDFIRTARAKGLSMFWVVYKHSLKNAIIPVLTVIGLQTGLLLGGAILTETIFSWPGIGRYIYEAINYRDYPVIQSGILIIALIFVLINLVVDLLYAAIDPRIKYR
- a CDS encoding ABC transporter ATP-binding protein; its protein translation is MGSIRRYLKFVKPYRLQIIGTIIIGILKFAIPLMIPLLIKFVLDDVIGNETLAKDEKIDKLFWIMGIMIVVFVVLRPPIEYYRQYFAQWTASKILYDIRDRLFTHMQRLSYRYYSNTRAGEVISRMINDVEQTKTFVITGLMNLWLDVATIVIAAAIMFTMDVQLTLVSLILFPFYAFSVRYFFGNLRNLTRQRSQALAEVQSYLHERVAGISVIKSFAIEDYEQTQFDRQNKNFLTKALEHTSWNAKAFAVVNTITDIAPLLVIGFSGYQVLEGNLSIGEMAAFIAYIDRLYNPLRRLVNSSTTLTQSIASMDRVFEFMDEKYDIKDSPEAVELKKVHGDISFKNVSFSYEEDGETVLKNLNIEVEKGETIALVGMSGGGKSSFVSLIPRFFDVTAGEILLDGKDIRSFKVRSLRDKIGMVAQDNILFSESVKSNILLGKPGASDEEVIQAARAANAHEFIMNLPEGYDTKVGERGVKLSGGQKQRVAIARVFLKNPPILILDEATSALDLESEHLIQEAIEKLAKDRTTFVVAHRLSTITHADRIVLIEHGEIGEVGSHEELMAKQGGYHRLFQVQQLES
- a CDS encoding FUSC family protein; this encodes MKLGARILKTGIAITLALFLSHIFNLPSPVFAGIAAIFALQPTVYRSYQSIIEHIQGNLIGAATAVLFVMAFGNSIFIIGLAAVLVITLNLKLNLEKTISLSLVTLIAIMETPGDDFIMFALIRFSTIMLGVVSAFIVNLVFLPPKYENKLYYKSSILSEEITKWIRLSTRHASEHQLLKADIEKLREGIIKLDQLYMMYKEERDYFKNNTLAKSRKLVIYRQMINTVKKSLETLKRLHRYENEFTHLPVDFQEVVQHQLDCLINHHEQVMLKYVGKVRPEASYIEGDVCLNKKELFELFLAQRDELAETNSQMLYHVMQLVSIIMEYGEQVEHLDKLVTSFQSYHKDDGNITIEQNTEI
- a CDS encoding ABC transporter ATP-binding protein — translated: MAEVLLKVDGLKKYFPITGGILGKQTGAVKAVDNISFWVNKGETLGLVGESGCGKSTTGRMLMRLIDPTEGQVVFEGKDLVTLSDSDMRKARKDMQMVFQDPFASLNPRHTVEKILEEPLIVHGIGTKKERKQMVKEMLEVVGLSSYHAKRYPHQFSGGQRQRIGIARALMTRPKLIIADEPVSALDVSIQSQVLNLLEDLQKEFQLTYIFIAHDLGVVKHISDRVGVMYLGRLVEITDADKLYEKPLHPYTRALLSAVPIPDPDVKREMELLTGDLPSPANPPQGCAFHTRCKECMEICKTDRPELREIEPGHFAACHLYS
- the ntdP gene encoding nucleoside tri-diphosphate phosphatase, giving the protein MGVPTEGEPIQIHSYKHNGHIHRVWEETTVLKGTQNLVIGGNDRTVVTESDGRTWITREPAICYFHSQLWFNVIGMIREDGVYYYCNISSPFIFDGEALKYIDYDLDIKVFPDMTFNLLDEDEYERHRKEMQYPDVIDKILKYNVEKLKRWIRQRKGPFAPDFIDIYYERYLTYRR
- a CDS encoding ABC transporter ATP-binding protein, which codes for MVHAPVLEVKNLRTSFFTKEGEVPAVDDVSFSVNKGEILGIVGESGSGKSVTSLSVMKLIPQPPGKIAGGEILLNGEDLVRASESRMREIRGNEIAMIFQEPMTSLNPLFTIGEQLVEALKIHKKLGKKAANQQAVEMLKLVGLPRAEQIVKEYPHQLSGGMRQRVMIAMALSCHPRVLIADEPTTALDVTIQAQILALMKDLNEKLDTAIIMITHDLGVVAEVCQRVAVMYAGKIVEEGVVQDIFKNPKHPYTLGLLKSIPDIREKQERLYSIPGNVPKPGSIKTGCRFAARCEFVMDRCLSEDPELYQTDRPGHRVRCLLHEKEGVANGRSTVKS
- a CDS encoding ABC transporter permease, with product MEISTQNQIQPPTVKVEEQVASPWAEAWYSFKKNKLALVGTAIVLFFILLAIFAPLIAPEGINEQKMEVRLQAPSADHWFGTDDFGRDIFSRVVFGARISLWVGTFAVMGSIIVGCLLGILAGYYGRWVDTIISRAFDIMLAFPSILLAIAIVAVLGPSLRNALIAIAIINIPNFGRLIRSRVLSVKEEEYIMAAKAVGMKDSRILFQHILPNSMAPIIVQGTLAIATAIIEAAALGFLGLGADAPNPEWGKMLADAKDYMIQAPWTMIFPGLAIMLTVLGFNLMGDGLRDALDPRMKS